The nucleotide window attggttcttaggactactttatttttgtgtatttgaataaaaggttcttgtatagtaaacgcctgaatttcacttactcttcttagagatgtgatggcaatgagaaatgcaaccttccacgttaagaattgcatttcgcatgagttcaaaaggtgggcccatgagtcttgttaagacgatgttgaggttccatgaaggaacaggtggtgttcttggtggtataattctttttaggccttccataaacgctttaatgacaggtatcctaaatagtgaagttgaatgggtaatctgcaggtatgcagatattgctgcgaggtgtatctttatggaagagaaggctagatttgatttctgtaaatgtagtaagtatcccactacatcctttggagatgcatgtaatggttgaacttgattattatggcagtagcaaacaaatcttttccatttgcttgcatagcagtgtctagtggatggtcttctagcttgttttatgacttccatacattcttgggtgaggtttaaatgtccgaattctaggatctcaggagccagattgctagattcagcgatgctgggtttggatgcctgatctgttgtttgtgttgtgttaacagatctggtctgttgggcaacctgacatggggtactactgacaggtctagtagtgtagtgtaccaaggttgtcttgcccatgtggtgctattagtatgagtttgttttgactcaatttgtttactagatatggaaggagagggagagggggaaaagcgtacgcaaatatccctgaccagttcatccatagagcattgccttgagactgcctgtgtgggtacctggatgcgaagtttaggcattttgcgttctcctttgttgcaaataggtctatttgaggtgtcccccaaattttgaagtaagtgtttagaattggggggtgaatctcccattcgtggacctgttggtgatctcgagagagattgtctgctagttgattttggatccctggaataaattgtgctattaggcgaatgtggttgtgaattgcccattgccatatcttttgtgccaggaggcatagctgtgtcgagtgtgttcccccctgtttgtttagataatacattgttgtcatgttgtctgttttgacaagaatgtatttgtgggttatgatgggttgaaatgctttcaacgctaggaatactgctaacaattcgaggtgatttatatgcagttttgtttgatgtacgtcccattgtccttggatgctgtgttgattgaggtgtgctccccaccctgtcatggaagcatctgttgttatcacgtattgtggcactgggtcttggaaaggccgccctttgtttaaatttatactgttccaccatagaagcgagatgtatgtttggcggtctatcaacaccagatctagaaggtgaccctgtgcatgtgaccactgtgatgctaggcactgttgtaagggcctcatgtgcagtcttgcgtttgggacaatggctatgcatgaggacatcatgcctaggagttttaataccgtctttgcctgtatcttttgtgttggatacatggcttttataaccttgtgaaaattttgaaccctttgtggacttggagtggctattccctttgttgtgttgattgtcgctcctaagtattgctgttttggacggcagaatgtgagattttgtgtagttgatggagaaaccgagtttgtagagggtttgtatgacataatctgtgtgttgtgaacactttgttgtgagggagttggtcttgattagccaatcgtctaggtacgggaatacgtgtatttgctgccttctgatgtgtgcagctactactgctaggcattttgtgaatactcttggtgcggttgttataccgaacggcaacactttgaattggtaatgtattcccttgaatacaaaccttaggtatttcctgtgcgagggatgtatcggtatgtggaaatacgcgtccttaagatctaaggttgtcatgtagtcttgttgctttagcagtggtaacacgtcttgtagcgtgaccatgtgaaagtgttctgatttgatgtaggtgtttagtgttctgagatctaggattggtctcaatgttttgtccttttttggtattagaaagtacagtgagtaaactcctgtgcttacttgtgtacatggtaccaattgtattgcgtccttttgtagagTTCTAAAAGGTctaaatgttgttttgacatattctgtgtttttggtgggacatttggagggagttggagaaattctatgcaataatcatgtcggataattgctaagacccaagtgtctgttatctcctcccaggatttgtaaaactgacttagtcttccccccactggtgttgtgtgaaggggttgagtgacttgtgagtcactgtttggttgtaggggtttttagactttgaaattttccccggtttctagggaattgtcctcctctgtactggccccgaaagcctcccctttggtactgtccctggtaggtagacggtgttgattgtgaggtgctggcttgtgtggcttgaccccgaaacccccctctgaaggctGTTTTgcagaaggtgccgaaagtgcctctgccctgcggggaatagagtgcgcccatggccttggctgtgtcagtgtcctttttcaatttctcaattgccgtgtccacttcgggtcgaaacaattgctgttcattgaatggcatattgagcaccgcttgctgtatttccggtttaaagccagatatgcgcaaccatgcgtgccttcttatggttactgcagtatttattgttcttgcagctgtgtccgctgcatccatagaggagcgtatttggttattggagatgttttgtccctcctcaaccacttgttttgcccgtttttgaaattctttgggcagatgctcgatgagatgctgcatctcgtcccaatgggctctatcatatcgcgctaggagcgcctgagagttcgcgatgcgccactggtttgcagcttgtactgcgacccttttcccagctgcgtcgaacttgcggctctctttatccggaggtggtgcctcgcctgatgtgtgcgagttggctctcttgcgagctgcccctaccacgactgaatctggtggcagttgtgaggtgataaaagcagggtccgtggcggtgctttatattttttctccacccttggagttatcgctctactcttgaccggttctttgaagatctgctttgcgtgccttagcattcctggaagcataggcaggctttggtaggtgctatgggtggaggagagggtgttgaaaaggaagtcatcctcgacaggttctgcgtgtaacgacacgttatggaactctgctgccctagctaccacctgtgcatacgctgtgctgtcctcaggtggcgagggcttggtagggtacgactcaggactattgtctgatactggggcgtcgtataggtcccaagcgtcttggtcatcttggctcatggtggtatgagccggtgaatgtgacggagtctgtgccggtgatgtgtgagttacaggtggaggagagggtggcggagttaccttcttcaccattttttgtggtgtttgttcttgagtttggaactcgagtctcctttttctcctgattgggggaagagtgctgattttccctgtcccactttgtatgaagatccgcttttgtgtgtggtctacatcagtggtctgtaactcttcttcaaatctgtgtttgcgcatttgagaggacagtgattgttcctctgtatatgagctggcagttggttcggttgctggtcgttttggcaccgaaactgtttctgcttgttttcggctccgaggcgaattttttctttttcggcgtcgatcttcctcggtgccgctgtctctgcgccgagcagcttcggttccgctgtctcggcgtcgatctttttcggcagcactttctcggtcctgagattgctgcgtgcctgtgtctcgaccgagtcggacgatctcggcaccagttcggcctttttcggtgccgatggacgtcacctactttatgggttgagccatggcctgttggcagtggcgtcccctgggccttgtctgttttcttgtgtggtgcttgcttagacgtcttactcacggtttcttcgacgtcgaattcctccgagtcagattcatggatggagaaggcttcctcttctccctgtgcctcgaactctcggtgtcctgtcggcgtggacgccatctgcaatcttctggctcgccggtcacggagcgtttttcaggaccgaaacgcacgacaggcctcacacgtttcttccttgtgcttgggcgacaggcacaagttacagaccaaatgttggtctgtatatggatatttattgtggcatttaggacagaatcggaacggggtccgttccatcagtgtcaatGTTACacgaggtcgggccgaccaggccccgacgggggatcgaaattaccccaaagggctaccggagctcttcacgattcggtgtcgattctattcttacccgatcccgagcgaaacaatacagATGTAGTTTTCCGAAGctaagactatctttccgtcccgaaacccggagcgaaaaggaacacgtccgaacccgatggcggaaaaaaaacaatctaacatggagtcgacgcccatgcgcaatggaacaaaggaggaggagtccctcggtctcgggactcgaaaagacttcttcgaacaaaaacaacttgtaacactccgacccaacaccagacggcggactatgcacaacatgtgaatctgcagctacacatgccaccgaacaaacATGATTCAATAGCTCACACTGTAAAGTTAATCAATGCAATGCATAGCCCAATAAAGAACTTCATTACAAGTACGAGTTAGcaaactatttttattttaaaaatatgcaaTGATTTTTGTTTAATTCCCAAAACATTGTCTAAAACAAAATTCGAGAGGTTATCCAAGAATAGAACTCGAGAAAATTCTCCAGTAACGTACATGCATCAGAACGACACGGCCAGTTTCCCACAAGTGAATTAGGTTGAAGCCAATAAGAACAGAGCAAGAAGGGAAGGAGAACACCAagtttgtgttctgtttggtgaagTACCTCCCTTTAATCTGAACATGCAAATGAAGGCTTAGTAGTTAGCCTTCCCCAAAACGAGGCATCAGAAATACACTGTGAAGCTGATTGTAATCTGGTATCTTGAAATTGTGCACTAACGCAAGCAATTTGTTTTTTCCTCATCAAGTTCGACTTAAATCTGTACAGCCACATGAATATCACTTCCAATGCATGCCCCAATTCCAAATGAAAGGTAACAGCACTCAATACCAATAACCATTCCCACCTCCATTCTACTGTGCATCTTTGGTACATCTTCTGATTTAATTAGGTGTGCACATATTATTGTGCACAATTAGAAGTGCACAAAGACTTTGTGTCTAACTAAGCATTAGGCAGAGAGGCCTCAAACAGATCTTCTTGGCTGGTGAAACCAAACATCAAGCAGGTTTAAATATTTCATGTACTACCCACCTGCATTGCAAGTAACTACAGGGCTCTCCGTACCTTACACACAACAGTATCATGGTCTGGGCTTCAAAAGTATCAacttgtgtggtgatggtggtagcatgtaaatacaaataaaagacCAAGGAGAacgcattttcatttttttaaaagacagtCAGGATTGTAATAAAAACATGCAACAGACCACCACATCTACAAAAAATTATTTGTTTGAAGCAGAAGAGTACCCTTGAATTATACACTTCAGTGTGGCtcaaatgtatttatgtatgtcagAACCCAGTCCAGTGCTTACTGGTTATACAAAAAGCACAATACATCGAATTTCCAGTAGACAATTCAGATAGTCTGTTTCTCTCCAAAGAATTCCCTTTGGGAAAAGGGCATCAAGCTGCACTACAAGCTATAAAATTTAATAACTGAAATGGCATTTCAATAAATGAGCTGTTAAATATTAAAATAAGATTTACTATGGGGCTGGAAGAATGGGGTTGGGGGCAGACTGTAGTGGGATTCAGCTCAGTGTCTAGTGGTGCATTGTTTTGATTGGCTAACTGCGAggactccccaaaaatattttgtggtgtattcactgaAGTTTACAAGAAGGCATCACACCACTCCTTCAGGCAGCTATGACAGTCCCTCGCTTGTTTTGCATTGGCACCGCATGTGTCCTTCAGCCACTCTCTGAATAGCTCGTCGTCTTTCTTGAGCACTAGAAACTGTCCCAGCACCACATACGCctggcagaaagaaaaaaaaaaaaaacataagacaaGTGTCAAAAGCAAAGTACAGACCAGTTAACATCACTGATGAAAAAGCAAAGGCAGGCTTGAAATCTAGGAAAAACTTCAGCTTACACATCTTCAAAAACGTGAACCTTTTATTTCTGTATCTCTTTTTCAAGAGGTTTTCCATAAATAACTAGTCCAACTATTTAGCATCATCAGGTCTGGAAAACAGGCCTGACTTGAAACAGAATGAGATTGAAGTCAGTTTCTGAAACATATTAGAGCTTTTCTTAAGGCTCCATGTTTTTTTCAATTGATTATCACTTTACTGTACAAAAAGACAGGACATTACATACCTCCAGTTAacactttctggtagagactcttttCCAACCACAGATTCCTCGCATTTTGAATAGTCCCCTGGCGTCAGACTGGagccagacgaacgagttacttaccttcggtaacgacttttctggtggatacattacctacctgtggattcctcacctcatgaatactcccatggcgccagcattctacggaaatcttcttactaagtctctgcacgtcgacgaggacgtcactgtctcgcacgcgacgccgtctgacgtcatacaggcaataagaggtcctcgacgacgtgcggacgtcagtaccaatcattttttacgtgcatgagaacaaccaggcaatgcaatgaaagaacaaagcaacatccattatattgtaaaaatacaccacattgtatgaataactgtaaatcttttttatgtatatatatatatatatatatatatatatatataaaaaactctcttttaaaaatatatacacacaccaagtatatacataaagatatatacacatatacctatatatatatatatatatatatatatatatatatatatatatatataaatatattatatatatatatatatataaatatattatatatatacatctattgcaccctcaaagatcaagaggagcgcactcaaggattacttggcaagaccataaaggcaacggggaggcgggtgggaccgtgaggaatccacaggtagctaatgtatccaccagaaaagtcgttaccgaaggtaagtaactcgttcttctgatggatacaactacctgtggattcctcacctcatgaatagagtcccaaagcagtaccacgcccggcggtgggtgcctaaatggtcaaaccaagaaatcctgcagcactgaccgtgcaaaatggccgtcccttctaacctcagaatctaaacagtaatgttttgcaaaagtgtgaagggacgaccaagttgcggccttgcagatgtcgaccacaggaacacctctggctaaggccgaagtggccgacttagctctggtggaatgagctctaatgccctcaggaggatccttctttgccaaagagtaacatattttaatgcaaagaacaacccacctggatagtgttctcttgtggactgcctttcctctcctcttgcccacgtatccaataaacagctgatcctccagcctgaaatcctttgttctatcgataaagaagctcaacgctctctttggatccagacggtgcagtctttcttcctctttggaaggatgaggcggaggatagaacgtggacaaagtaattgcctgagccaaatggaagggtgaaacaaccttcggaaggaaagcagccttggtcctcaacaccaccttatccccataaaaagttgtataagggggttttactgataaggcctgcaactcactcactctccttgctgatgttatagctatcaggaagactgtttttaaaaacaaataccttaaggggcaagaatgcataggttcaaaaggggaccccataaggaaagtcaggactaaggacaaatcccattgcggcataacgaatggctttggaggatattgatttagaagacctttcaagaatctgataacaataggggatttaaataaagatggttggtctggaagacatatgaaggctgacaaggccgataaataacctttaatggtagccactgcacaacctttctgcgccagagatagagcaaaagacaaaacgtccgatagatgagcttgtaaaggatcaatctgcctctctccacaccacgcaacaaatttagaccacctattagcgtagatagatttagtggagtgtcgcctggccgctaatataacatccactacctcaggcgggagagagaaggaactcaggttgccccgttcaacctccaggcatgtaggtgcagactctggaggttggggtgtagaacctgcccctgcgactgcg belongs to Pleurodeles waltl isolate 20211129_DDA chromosome 9, aPleWal1.hap1.20221129, whole genome shotgun sequence and includes:
- the BANF1 gene encoding barrier-to-autointegration factor, coding for MSSTSQKHRDFVAEPMGEKPVQCLAGIGDALGGRLEEKGFDKAYVVLGQFLVLKKDDELFREWLKDTCGANAKQARDCHSCLKEWCDAFL